A single Longimicrobiaceae bacterium DNA region contains:
- a CDS encoding DinB family protein encodes MDSSLFPTSATEGLSPKEQFLRFYRHEHGTTMRVLREYPSEALDLKPAEKSSPAKQLVWTFVLEQWLAERALTTGFDWSSPPPPMPPAPDTVQEIADALDERHGRVVELVQAAADEKMTEPVKWFVGPKTMGDVPLLDFLYGMVHDQIHHRGQLSVYLRIAGAKVPSIYGPSADEPWM; translated from the coding sequence ATGGACTCGAGCTTGTTCCCCACTTCGGCCACCGAGGGGCTCAGCCCGAAGGAGCAGTTCCTCCGCTTCTACCGGCACGAGCACGGCACCACCATGCGCGTGCTCCGCGAGTATCCCAGCGAGGCGCTGGACCTGAAGCCGGCGGAGAAGAGCAGCCCGGCAAAGCAGCTCGTGTGGACGTTCGTGCTGGAGCAGTGGCTGGCCGAGCGCGCGCTCACCACCGGCTTCGACTGGTCGTCTCCGCCGCCGCCCATGCCGCCCGCGCCCGACACGGTGCAGGAGATCGCCGACGCGCTGGACGAGCGGCACGGGCGCGTGGTGGAGCTGGTACAGGCTGCCGCGGACGAGAAGATGACCGAACCCGTGAAGTGGTTCGTCGGCCCCAAGACGATGGGCGACGTCCCGCTGCTGGACTTCCTCTACGGCATGGTGCACGACCAGATCCACCATCGCGGCCAGCTCTCCGTGTACCTGCGCATCGCGGGCGCGAAGGTGCCGTCCATCTACGGCCCCTCGGCCGACGAGCCCTGGATGTAG